From one Rhodamnia argentea isolate NSW1041297 chromosome 1, ASM2092103v1, whole genome shotgun sequence genomic stretch:
- the LOC115738800 gene encoding uncharacterized protein LOC115738800 — MADWAPVFVGVFLFVILSPGLLFQLPGKGRPIEFNSMQTSGVSILVHTIIFFGLITVILIAIGLEINFG; from the coding sequence ATGGCCGATTGGGCTCCGGTTTTTGTCGGGGTGTTCCTGTTCGTGATCCTTTCGCCGGGCCTGCTGTTTCAGTTGCCGGGGAAGGGCCGGCCAATCGAGTTCAACAGCATGCAGACGAGCGGGGTCTCCATCCTCGTTCacaccatcatcttcttcggCCTCATCACCGTCATCCTCATCGCTATCGGCCTCGAGATCAACTTCGGATGA